Proteins encoded by one window of Anopheles maculipalpis chromosome 2RL, idAnoMacuDA_375_x, whole genome shotgun sequence:
- the LOC126558422 gene encoding pancreatic triacylglycerol lipase-like, producing MMPTLSYFLVFILLIIFFTAGLFPTNRSPILYNRLTFNYTEESSSWYCDDVFLNVVKQHIKTYGYHQASKGQSFSQQLSLTETANISFHLFTRQNPTASQRLVPTVESVNGSYFNASRPTRVIVHGFCNCQHSDFCQSIKDALLYANDLNIISIDWSDTAGLLDYILLRLRLDHVAASLANFVDFLHNTTDLDMSQVHLIGHSLGAHLAGLSGKRVTTGRVGAIVGLDPAGPLFSSRDPTARLASTDAVYVEVIHTNGGTLGMYDPIGTADFYPNGGKSQPGCLPWIFGMSCSHGRAWELYAESVYTPVGFKAVPCDSIQQIEGSVCRADLPKVDMGGEPVNVTKSGLYVLSTNNRFPYARG from the exons ATGATGCCAACGTTGAGTTACTTTTTAGTCTTTAtacttttaataatttttttcacgG CAGGATTGTTTCCCACCAATCGTAGTCCGATCCTGTATAATCGATTAACATTCAACTACACCGAAGAAAGCTCTTCCTGGTATTGTGACGATGTGTTCTTAAATGTTGTGAAACAACACATAAAAACTTACGGCTATCATCAAGCTTCGAAAGGACAGAGTTTCTCGCAGCAGTTAAGTCTCACTGAGACGGCCAACATAAGCTTCCATCTGTTTACTCGGCAGAATCCCACCGCTAGCCAACGATTAGTGCCGACGGTGGAATCGGTCAATGGTTCCTACTTCAACGCTTCCCGTCCAACTCGAGTGATCGTGCACGGATTTTGCAACTGCCAGCATTCCGATTTCTGCCAAAGCATCAAAGACGCATTGCTGTATGCAAACGACCTGAACATTATCTCCATCGATTGGAGTGATACGGCCGGTTTGTTAGATTACATACTGTTACGGCTACGGTTGGATCATGTTGCCGCATCGCTCGCGAACTTTGTCGACTTTCTACACAACACCACAGACCTTGACATGAGTCAAGTGCATCTGATTGGACACAGTCTTGGTGCGCATCTTGCCGGCTTGAGCGGGAAACGGGTCACCACTGGGCGAGTAGGTGCAATCGTTGGACTTGATCCTGCGGGACCACTTTTTTCCAGCAGAGATCCTACAGCACGACTGGCCAGCACGGATGCAGTGTACGTGGAGGTGATTCATACCAACGGTGGTACGCTTGGAATGTACGATCCGATCGGGACAGCTGATTTTTATCCGAACGGAGGCAAAAGTCAACCGGGATGTTTGCCATGGATTTTTGGAA tGTCCTGTTCACATGGCCGGGCGTGGGAGTTGTATGCGGAATCGGTTTACACGCCGGTTGGGTTTAAAGCGGTTCCATGTGATAGCATCCAACAAATCGAAGGAAGTGTGTGCCGTGCCGATCTGCCCAAAGTGGATATGGGTGGTGAACCCGTGAATGTTACAAAATCGGGCCTGTACGTTCTTTCGACCAACAATCGCTTCCCGTATGCAAGGGGATAG
- the LOC126557384 gene encoding segment polarity protein dishevelled isoform X2, protein MDDKNSTGSGGGGGGSSTGGGSGGGGGGETKVIYHIDDETTPYLVKIPLPAPQVTLKDFKLVLNKQNINYKYFFKSMDADFGVVKEEIADDSTILPCFNGKVVSWLVTADGSNQSDCSELQPTEMIDGRPTLAQLRSMNKPTMNNMMNMPMNPLTYQSASVVSSDLDSTSLFETESEITLDRDMTECSSVQRLQVRKKPQRRKKRAPSMSRTSSYSSITDSTMSLNIITVQINMDTVNFLGISIVGQSNRGGDGGIYVGSIMKGGAVALDGRIEPGDMILQVNDVNFENMTNDEAVRVLREVVQKPGPIKLVVAKCWDPNPKGYFTIPRTEPVRPIDPGAWVAHTAALRSQDTINTDLPESVLERLHADMDMKDIVRAMTKPDSGLEIRDRMWLKITIPNAFIGADVVNWILEHVDGIGDRREARKYVSVMLRRGYIKHTVNKLTFSEQCYYVVGNGIRQDISNMSLEDTESMLSDIAPLPNPPIYMTYSGNYNPSHGYQPIQYGCTGERHPSSGSSSSDILTSKDTSASQSDLAAVIQQTNQMTIANASNKSSGSSNRDFKTTRVGSGGGGVGGIGGKLISTNDDEGYEDSIYFQHQPMQPTLQQQQHQLQHQQSFGRNGSGRKDPGHIYNNQ, encoded by the exons ATGGACGATAAAAACTCTACCGGAAGtggcggtggaggtggtggtagCAGCACAGGTGgaggtagtggtggtggtggtggcggtgaaACGAAAGTGATCTATCACATCGACGACGAAACGACACCGTACCTGGTGAAGATACCGTTGCCGGCACCCCAGGTGACACTGAAGGACTTTAAGCTAGTACTGAACAAGCAGAACATCAACTACAAATACTTTTTCAAATCGATGGATGCGGACTTCGGTGTGGTAAAGGAGGAGATCGCGGACGACTCAACGATACTGCCATGCTTTAACGGGAAGGTCGTGTCGTGGCTGGTTACGGCAGATGGTTCCAATCAGTCCGACTGTTCGGAGCTCCAGCCGACGGAGATGATCGATGGACGGCCAACGCTGGCCCAGCTACGCAGCATGAACAAACCGACGATGAACAACATGATGAATATGCCAATGAATCCGCTCACCTACCAATCGGCATCGGTCGTATCGAGCGATCTCGATTCGACTAGTCTGTTCGAAACGGAGAGCGAAATCACGCTCGATCGCGATATGACGGAATGTAGCAGCGTGCAGCGGTTGCAGGTACGcaagaagccgcagcgacgcaAAAAGCGAGCCCCCTCGATGTCCCGCACGTCCTCTTACAGCTCAATCACCGATTCGACGATGTCACTGAACATAATCACGGTCCAGATCAACATGGACACGGTGAACTTCCTAGGTATTTCGATCGTGGGCCAATCGAACCGGGGCGGAGATGGTGGCATATACGTCGGCAGTATAATGAAAGGTGGTGCGGTGGCGCTGGACGGACGGATTGAACCGGGCGACATGATTCTGCAGGTGAACGATGTGAACTTTGAAAACATGACCAACGACGAAGCGGTCCGAGTTTTGCGCGAGGTGGTACAAAAACCAGGCCCCATCAAACTAGTAGTGGCCAAATGCTGGGACCCAAACCCGAAGGGATACTTTACAATACCACGCACCGAACCGGTCCGACCGATCGATCCGGGGGCGTGGGTTGCGCACACGGCGGCGCTACGCTCGCAGGACACGATCAACACCGATCTGCCGGAATCGGTGCTCGAGCGTCTGCATGCCGATATGGACATGAAGGATATTGTACGTGCAATGACAAAGCCCGACAGTGGGCTAGAGATACGCGATCGCATGTGGCTGAAGATCACCATCCCCAATGCATTTATCGGCGCGGACGTGGTTAACTGGATATTGGAGCACGTGGATGGTATCGGCGATCGGCGGGAAGCGCGCAAATATGTCTCGGTGATGCTGAGGCGTGGCTACATCAAGCACACGGTCAATAAGCTAACATTTTCCGAACAATGCTACTATGTGGTCGGTAACGGTATTCGGCAGGACATTTCGAACATGTCGCTAGAGGACACGGAAAGCATGCTGAGTGATATTGCACCACTGCCAAATCCTCCAATCTACATGACGTACTCCGGTAATTACAATCCGTCGCACGGCTATCAGCCGATCCAGTACGGGTGCACCGGCGAACGACATCCGTCGTCCGGATCGAGCAGCTCGGACATTCTCACGAGCAAGGATACGTCGGCGTCGCAGAGTGATCTTGCAGCCGTCATACAGCAAACCAACCAGATGACGATCGCGAACGCGTCGAACAAATCTTCCGGATCCTCGAACCGCG ACTTTAAGACAACGAGAGTTGGcagtggtggcggcggcgttGGTGGAATCGGTGGCAAGCTGATCAGCACGAACGACGACGAGGGATACGAGGACAGCATCTACTTCCAGCATCAACCGATGCAACCCAcactgcagcaacagcaacatcaactaCAGCATCAACAATCGTTTGGTCGGAATGGCAGCGGTCGTAAGGATCCGGGACACATCTACAACAATCAGTAA
- the LOC126557384 gene encoding segment polarity protein dishevelled isoform X4 — protein MDDKNSTGSGGGGGGSSTGGGSGGGGGGETKVIYHIDDETTPYLVKIPLPAPQVTLKDFKLVLNKQNINYKYFFKSMDADFGVVKEEIADDSTILPCFNGKVVSWLVTADGSNQSDCSELQPTEMIDGRPTLAQLRSMNKPTMNNMMNMPMNPLTYQSASVVSSDLDSTSLFETESEITLDRDMTECSSVQRLQVRKKPQRRKKRAPSMSRTSSYSSITDSTMSLNIITVQINMDTVNFLGISIVGQSNRGGDGGIYVGSIMKGGAVALDGRIEPGDMILQVNDVNFENMTNDEAVRVLREVVQKPGPIKLVVAKCWDPNPKGYFTIPRTEPVRPIDPGAWVAHTAALRSQDTINTDLPESVLERLHADMDMKDIVRAMTKPDSGLEIRDRMWLKITIPNAFIGADVVNWILEHVDGIGDRREARKYVSVMLRRGYIKHTVNKLTFSEQCYYVVGNGIRQDISNMSLEDTESMLSDIAPLPNPPIYMTYSGNYNPSHGYQPIQYGCTGERHPSSGSSSSDILTSKDTSASQSDLAAVIQQTNQMTIANASNKSSGSSNRVLSYL, from the exons ATGGACGATAAAAACTCTACCGGAAGtggcggtggaggtggtggtagCAGCACAGGTGgaggtagtggtggtggtggtggcggtgaaACGAAAGTGATCTATCACATCGACGACGAAACGACACCGTACCTGGTGAAGATACCGTTGCCGGCACCCCAGGTGACACTGAAGGACTTTAAGCTAGTACTGAACAAGCAGAACATCAACTACAAATACTTTTTCAAATCGATGGATGCGGACTTCGGTGTGGTAAAGGAGGAGATCGCGGACGACTCAACGATACTGCCATGCTTTAACGGGAAGGTCGTGTCGTGGCTGGTTACGGCAGATGGTTCCAATCAGTCCGACTGTTCGGAGCTCCAGCCGACGGAGATGATCGATGGACGGCCAACGCTGGCCCAGCTACGCAGCATGAACAAACCGACGATGAACAACATGATGAATATGCCAATGAATCCGCTCACCTACCAATCGGCATCGGTCGTATCGAGCGATCTCGATTCGACTAGTCTGTTCGAAACGGAGAGCGAAATCACGCTCGATCGCGATATGACGGAATGTAGCAGCGTGCAGCGGTTGCAGGTACGcaagaagccgcagcgacgcaAAAAGCGAGCCCCCTCGATGTCCCGCACGTCCTCTTACAGCTCAATCACCGATTCGACGATGTCACTGAACATAATCACGGTCCAGATCAACATGGACACGGTGAACTTCCTAGGTATTTCGATCGTGGGCCAATCGAACCGGGGCGGAGATGGTGGCATATACGTCGGCAGTATAATGAAAGGTGGTGCGGTGGCGCTGGACGGACGGATTGAACCGGGCGACATGATTCTGCAGGTGAACGATGTGAACTTTGAAAACATGACCAACGACGAAGCGGTCCGAGTTTTGCGCGAGGTGGTACAAAAACCAGGCCCCATCAAACTAGTAGTGGCCAAATGCTGGGACCCAAACCCGAAGGGATACTTTACAATACCACGCACCGAACCGGTCCGACCGATCGATCCGGGGGCGTGGGTTGCGCACACGGCGGCGCTACGCTCGCAGGACACGATCAACACCGATCTGCCGGAATCGGTGCTCGAGCGTCTGCATGCCGATATGGACATGAAGGATATTGTACGTGCAATGACAAAGCCCGACAGTGGGCTAGAGATACGCGATCGCATGTGGCTGAAGATCACCATCCCCAATGCATTTATCGGCGCGGACGTGGTTAACTGGATATTGGAGCACGTGGATGGTATCGGCGATCGGCGGGAAGCGCGCAAATATGTCTCGGTGATGCTGAGGCGTGGCTACATCAAGCACACGGTCAATAAGCTAACATTTTCCGAACAATGCTACTATGTGGTCGGTAACGGTATTCGGCAGGACATTTCGAACATGTCGCTAGAGGACACGGAAAGCATGCTGAGTGATATTGCACCACTGCCAAATCCTCCAATCTACATGACGTACTCCGGTAATTACAATCCGTCGCACGGCTATCAGCCGATCCAGTACGGGTGCACCGGCGAACGACATCCGTCGTCCGGATCGAGCAGCTCGGACATTCTCACGAGCAAGGATACGTCGGCGTCGCAGAGTGATCTTGCAGCCGTCATACAGCAAACCAACCAGATGACGATCGCGAACGCGTCGAACAAATCTTCCGGATCCTCGAACCGCG TTTTGAGCTATTTATGA
- the LOC126557384 gene encoding segment polarity protein dishevelled isoform X1 has protein sequence MDDKNSTGSGGGGGGSSTGGGSGGGGGGETKVIYHIDDETTPYLVKIPLPAPQVTLKDFKLVLNKQNINYKYFFKSMDADFGVVKEEIADDSTILPCFNGKVVSWLVTADGSNQSDCSELQPTEMIDGRPTLAQLRSMNKPTMNNMMNMPMNPLTYQSASVVSSDLDSTSLFETESEITLDRDMTECSSVQRLQVRKKPQRRKKRAPSMSRTSSYSSITDSTMSLNIITVQINMDTVNFLGISIVGQSNRGGDGGIYVGSIMKGGAVALDGRIEPGDMILQVNDVNFENMTNDEAVRVLREVVQKPGPIKLVVAKCWDPNPKGYFTIPRTEPVRPIDPGAWVAHTAALRSQDTINTDLPESVLERLHADMDMKDIVRAMTKPDSGLEIRDRMWLKITIPNAFIGADVVNWILEHVDGIGDRREARKYVSVMLRRGYIKHTVNKLTFSEQCYYVVGNGIRQDISNMSLEDTESMLSDIAPLPNPPIYMTYSGNYNPSHGYQPIQYGCTGERHPSSGSSSSDILTSKDTSASQSDLAAVIQQTNQMTIANASNKSSGSSNRGNEQDISDFKTTRVGSGGGGVGGIGGKLISTNDDEGYEDSIYFQHQPMQPTLQQQQHQLQHQQSFGRNGSGRKDPGHIYNNQ, from the exons ATGGACGATAAAAACTCTACCGGAAGtggcggtggaggtggtggtagCAGCACAGGTGgaggtagtggtggtggtggtggcggtgaaACGAAAGTGATCTATCACATCGACGACGAAACGACACCGTACCTGGTGAAGATACCGTTGCCGGCACCCCAGGTGACACTGAAGGACTTTAAGCTAGTACTGAACAAGCAGAACATCAACTACAAATACTTTTTCAAATCGATGGATGCGGACTTCGGTGTGGTAAAGGAGGAGATCGCGGACGACTCAACGATACTGCCATGCTTTAACGGGAAGGTCGTGTCGTGGCTGGTTACGGCAGATGGTTCCAATCAGTCCGACTGTTCGGAGCTCCAGCCGACGGAGATGATCGATGGACGGCCAACGCTGGCCCAGCTACGCAGCATGAACAAACCGACGATGAACAACATGATGAATATGCCAATGAATCCGCTCACCTACCAATCGGCATCGGTCGTATCGAGCGATCTCGATTCGACTAGTCTGTTCGAAACGGAGAGCGAAATCACGCTCGATCGCGATATGACGGAATGTAGCAGCGTGCAGCGGTTGCAGGTACGcaagaagccgcagcgacgcaAAAAGCGAGCCCCCTCGATGTCCCGCACGTCCTCTTACAGCTCAATCACCGATTCGACGATGTCACTGAACATAATCACGGTCCAGATCAACATGGACACGGTGAACTTCCTAGGTATTTCGATCGTGGGCCAATCGAACCGGGGCGGAGATGGTGGCATATACGTCGGCAGTATAATGAAAGGTGGTGCGGTGGCGCTGGACGGACGGATTGAACCGGGCGACATGATTCTGCAGGTGAACGATGTGAACTTTGAAAACATGACCAACGACGAAGCGGTCCGAGTTTTGCGCGAGGTGGTACAAAAACCAGGCCCCATCAAACTAGTAGTGGCCAAATGCTGGGACCCAAACCCGAAGGGATACTTTACAATACCACGCACCGAACCGGTCCGACCGATCGATCCGGGGGCGTGGGTTGCGCACACGGCGGCGCTACGCTCGCAGGACACGATCAACACCGATCTGCCGGAATCGGTGCTCGAGCGTCTGCATGCCGATATGGACATGAAGGATATTGTACGTGCAATGACAAAGCCCGACAGTGGGCTAGAGATACGCGATCGCATGTGGCTGAAGATCACCATCCCCAATGCATTTATCGGCGCGGACGTGGTTAACTGGATATTGGAGCACGTGGATGGTATCGGCGATCGGCGGGAAGCGCGCAAATATGTCTCGGTGATGCTGAGGCGTGGCTACATCAAGCACACGGTCAATAAGCTAACATTTTCCGAACAATGCTACTATGTGGTCGGTAACGGTATTCGGCAGGACATTTCGAACATGTCGCTAGAGGACACGGAAAGCATGCTGAGTGATATTGCACCACTGCCAAATCCTCCAATCTACATGACGTACTCCGGTAATTACAATCCGTCGCACGGCTATCAGCCGATCCAGTACGGGTGCACCGGCGAACGACATCCGTCGTCCGGATCGAGCAGCTCGGACATTCTCACGAGCAAGGATACGTCGGCGTCGCAGAGTGATCTTGCAGCCGTCATACAGCAAACCAACCAGATGACGATCGCGAACGCGTCGAACAAATCTTCCGGATCCTCGAACCGCGGTAATGAGCAAGACATTTCAG ACTTTAAGACAACGAGAGTTGGcagtggtggcggcggcgttGGTGGAATCGGTGGCAAGCTGATCAGCACGAACGACGACGAGGGATACGAGGACAGCATCTACTTCCAGCATCAACCGATGCAACCCAcactgcagcaacagcaacatcaactaCAGCATCAACAATCGTTTGGTCGGAATGGCAGCGGTCGTAAGGATCCGGGACACATCTACAACAATCAGTAA
- the LOC126557384 gene encoding segment polarity protein dishevelled isoform X3 yields the protein MDDKNSTGSGGGGGGSSTGGGSGGGGGGETKVIYHIDDETTPYLVKIPLPAPQVTLKDFKLVLNKQNINYKYFFKSMDADFGVVKEEIADDSTILPCFNGKVVSWLVTADGSNQSDCSELQPTEMIDGRPTLAQLRSMNKPTMNNMMNMPMNPLTYQSASVVSSDLDSTSLFETESEITLDRDMTECSSVQRLQVRKKPQRRKKRAPSMSRTSSYSSITDSTMSLNIITVQINMDTVNFLGISIVGQSNRGGDGGIYVGSIMKGGAVALDGRIEPGDMILQVNDVNFENMTNDEAVRVLREVVQKPGPIKLVVAKCWDPNPKGYFTIPRTEPVRPIDPGAWVAHTAALRSQDTINTDLPESVLERLHADMDMKDIVRAMTKPDSGLEIRDRMWLKITIPNAFIGADVVNWILEHVDGIGDRREARKYVSVMLRRGYIKHTVNKLTFSEQCYYVVGNGIRQDISNMSLEDTESMLSDIAPLPNPPIYMTYSGNYNPSHGYQPIQYGCTGERHPSSGSSSSDILTSKDTSASQSDLAAVIQQTNQMTIANASNKSSGSSNRGNEQDISVLSYL from the exons ATGGACGATAAAAACTCTACCGGAAGtggcggtggaggtggtggtagCAGCACAGGTGgaggtagtggtggtggtggtggcggtgaaACGAAAGTGATCTATCACATCGACGACGAAACGACACCGTACCTGGTGAAGATACCGTTGCCGGCACCCCAGGTGACACTGAAGGACTTTAAGCTAGTACTGAACAAGCAGAACATCAACTACAAATACTTTTTCAAATCGATGGATGCGGACTTCGGTGTGGTAAAGGAGGAGATCGCGGACGACTCAACGATACTGCCATGCTTTAACGGGAAGGTCGTGTCGTGGCTGGTTACGGCAGATGGTTCCAATCAGTCCGACTGTTCGGAGCTCCAGCCGACGGAGATGATCGATGGACGGCCAACGCTGGCCCAGCTACGCAGCATGAACAAACCGACGATGAACAACATGATGAATATGCCAATGAATCCGCTCACCTACCAATCGGCATCGGTCGTATCGAGCGATCTCGATTCGACTAGTCTGTTCGAAACGGAGAGCGAAATCACGCTCGATCGCGATATGACGGAATGTAGCAGCGTGCAGCGGTTGCAGGTACGcaagaagccgcagcgacgcaAAAAGCGAGCCCCCTCGATGTCCCGCACGTCCTCTTACAGCTCAATCACCGATTCGACGATGTCACTGAACATAATCACGGTCCAGATCAACATGGACACGGTGAACTTCCTAGGTATTTCGATCGTGGGCCAATCGAACCGGGGCGGAGATGGTGGCATATACGTCGGCAGTATAATGAAAGGTGGTGCGGTGGCGCTGGACGGACGGATTGAACCGGGCGACATGATTCTGCAGGTGAACGATGTGAACTTTGAAAACATGACCAACGACGAAGCGGTCCGAGTTTTGCGCGAGGTGGTACAAAAACCAGGCCCCATCAAACTAGTAGTGGCCAAATGCTGGGACCCAAACCCGAAGGGATACTTTACAATACCACGCACCGAACCGGTCCGACCGATCGATCCGGGGGCGTGGGTTGCGCACACGGCGGCGCTACGCTCGCAGGACACGATCAACACCGATCTGCCGGAATCGGTGCTCGAGCGTCTGCATGCCGATATGGACATGAAGGATATTGTACGTGCAATGACAAAGCCCGACAGTGGGCTAGAGATACGCGATCGCATGTGGCTGAAGATCACCATCCCCAATGCATTTATCGGCGCGGACGTGGTTAACTGGATATTGGAGCACGTGGATGGTATCGGCGATCGGCGGGAAGCGCGCAAATATGTCTCGGTGATGCTGAGGCGTGGCTACATCAAGCACACGGTCAATAAGCTAACATTTTCCGAACAATGCTACTATGTGGTCGGTAACGGTATTCGGCAGGACATTTCGAACATGTCGCTAGAGGACACGGAAAGCATGCTGAGTGATATTGCACCACTGCCAAATCCTCCAATCTACATGACGTACTCCGGTAATTACAATCCGTCGCACGGCTATCAGCCGATCCAGTACGGGTGCACCGGCGAACGACATCCGTCGTCCGGATCGAGCAGCTCGGACATTCTCACGAGCAAGGATACGTCGGCGTCGCAGAGTGATCTTGCAGCCGTCATACAGCAAACCAACCAGATGACGATCGCGAACGCGTCGAACAAATCTTCCGGATCCTCGAACCGCGGTAATGAGCAAGACATTTCAG TTTTGAGCTATTTATGA